The proteins below are encoded in one region of Garra rufa chromosome 12, GarRuf1.0, whole genome shotgun sequence:
- the LOC141347324 gene encoding beta-1,3-galactosyl-O-glycosyl-glycoprotein beta-1,6-N-acetylglucosaminyltransferase 7-like: protein MVQLENTKCSFLFCLGICILICSAIYLKANLSNTPLPSTNLAANSSQTTPAPKNCDILQPATPWFKWQRTDSKKISYETKSDANCTLLQSDLHFIMAPLSKEEKDFPLAFIITIHKELEAFVRLLRAIYAPQNVYCIHIDAKAPQEYKTSVRNLSRCFPNVFVASVNEKVTYAGFSRLQADINCMKDLVKSPTKWKRVINLCGQDFPIQTNLELVRYMQEPKWKNRNMTPGIKQPPTMKHRTEFQYEEVKGTHVAPKGKGQKKGPPPHNLTIYFGTAYYSLTRPFVEFVLKDKVANDLLEWSRDTFSPDEHYWVTLNHMKEAPGSYVEGEWEGNVRAIKWRDQEGKVHQGCKGQYVRDICVYGIDDLPWLIKTESMFANKFETASFPEALDCLELWHRHKVLQQATVPIQLSWHLTTEV, encoded by the exons ATGGTCCAGCTTGAGAACACCAAGTGCAGTTTTCTCTTCTGCCTTGGAATCTGCATTCTGATATGTTCCGCCATTTACCTGAAAGCCAACCTATCCAACACTCCTCTTCCATCAACTAACTTGGCTGCTAACAGCAGCCAAACCACACCAGCCCCTAAAAACTGTGACATTCTTCAACCCGCAACTCCCTGGTTCAAATGGCAGCGAACAGACAGTAAAAAAATCAGCTATGAGACTAAATCAGATGCAAACTGCACTCTTTTGCAGTCAGATCTGCACTTTATTATGGCGCCGCTGAGCAAAGAAGAAAAAGACTTCCCTTTGGCTTTCATAATCACCATACACAAAGAACTAGAAGCATTTGTACGGCTACTGAGAGCCATTTATGCACCACAGAACGTCTACTGCATTCACATAGATGCTAAAGCGCCACAAGAATATAAGACGAGCGTCAGAAACCTATCTAGGTGCTTCCCGAACGTCTTTGTGGCGTCCGTCAACGAAAAGGTGACCTACGCTGGGTTTTCCCGTCTGCAGGCTGACATCAACTGCATGAAGGACCTGGTGAAGTCTCCTACAAAATGGAAGAGAGTTATAAATCTGTGCGGCCAGGACTTCCCAATTCAGACCAACCTGGAGCTGGTCAGGTACATGCAAGAACCCAAATGGAAAAACAGGAACATGACGCCGGGAATCAAACAGCCACCGACTATGAAGCACAGAACTGAATTTCAGTATGAGGAGGTAAAAGGCACTCATGTCGCACCAAAAGGCAAGGGTCAAAAGAAGGGACCACCTCCTCACAACCTGACAATTTACTTTGGGACTGCTTATTACTCCTTGACGAGACCGTTTGTGGAGTTTGTCCTCAAAGACAAGGTGGCCAATGACTTGCTGGAGTGGTCTAGAGACACCTTCAGCCCTGATGAGCATTACTGGGTGACGCTAAACCACATGAAGG AAGCACCTGGCAGTTACGTAGAAGGTGAATGGGAAGGTAACGTTCGTGCAATCAAATGGAGGGACCAAGAAGGGAAAGTACACCAGGGCTGTAAAG GACAATACGTGAGGGATATTTGTGTTTACGGGATTGACGATTTACCGTGGCTTATCAAAACAGAAAGCATGTTTGCGAATAAATTTGAGACCGCAAGCTTTCCAGAAGCCCTGGATTGTCTGGAACTGTGGCATCGGCATAAAGTTCTCCAGCAGGCTACGGTTCCCATTCAACTATCATGGCATCTCACCACAGAGGTCTAA